Proteins from one Agelaius phoeniceus isolate bAgePho1 chromosome 10, bAgePho1.hap1, whole genome shotgun sequence genomic window:
- the SPTSSB gene encoding serine palmitoyltransferase small subunit B, producing MDVKRVKDYLYWLYYQYQLVTCSYVLEPWEQSMFHTITVTVLAMVVYTAYVFVPIHVRLALQFFSQIFGSQPEGAVLN from the coding sequence ATGGACGTGAAGAGGGTGAAGGACTACCTGTACTGGCTGTACTACCAGTACCAGCTGGTGACGTGCAGCTACGTGctggagccctgggagcagTCCATGTTCCACACCATCACGGTCACCGTGCTGGCCATGGTGGTCTACACCGCCTACGTCTTCGTGCCCATCCACGTCCGCCTGGCCCTGCAGTTCTTCTCCCAGATCTTTGGGTCCCAGCCCGAGGGCGCGGTGCTGAACTGA